A single Vulcanisaeta distributa DSM 14429 DNA region contains:
- a CDS encoding adenosylcobinamide-GDP ribazoletransferase encodes MGIRDAIDDLRAVITFFTVIPIGGTHDVSRALRNAWLAVIIVPPITGLLPGLFGYYLSLLTHNDLLIAVITYMLLLLLTGLNHIDGFADVVDALMVRGSIEDRIRVLKDPHRGSASIAMVVLLVILAVSSLINLIHVLWQSLLIAEFVSKSSCCLCGVIGKRPSHKGLGWQLTTYSKEKVHIIIAVLIIALIITYLLLKLIGLLVALITMAFNTLLFIALQNNLGGAVGDLYGFTLEVSRVTALVLMSLLIGV; translated from the coding sequence ATGGGGATTAGGGACGCCATTGATGACTTAAGGGCCGTGATTACCTTCTTCACGGTAATACCCATTGGCGGTACTCACGATGTTTCAAGAGCCCTAAGAAATGCTTGGCTTGCGGTAATAATTGTACCACCAATAACTGGGTTATTACCTGGTCTCTTTGGTTACTACCTAAGTCTCTTAACGCACAATGACTTGTTGATTGCAGTGATCACATATATGTTACTACTCCTTTTGACTGGGCTTAATCATATTGATGGTTTCGCAGACGTGGTCGATGCGTTGATGGTTAGAGGCTCGATTGAGGATAGAATTAGGGTACTTAAGGATCCGCATAGGGGCTCTGCGTCAATAGCGATGGTAGTACTACTAGTAATATTGGCTGTGTCATCATTAATTAATTTAATTCACGTATTATGGCAGTCGTTACTTATTGCGGAGTTTGTGTCTAAGTCCTCATGTTGTCTTTGCGGCGTAATTGGTAAGAGACCCAGCCATAAGGGGTTGGGTTGGCAATTGACTACGTATAGTAAGGAGAAGGTTCACATAATCATTGCCGTATTAATCATAGCCCTAATCATCACATACCTATTACTAAAATTAATTGGTTTGCTCGTTGCCTTAATAACCATGGCCTTTAACACGTTGTTATTCATAGCGTTGCAAAATAACCTTGGGGGTGCTGTTGGTGATCTTTACGGTTTCACGCTTGAGGTTTCAAGGGTTACAGCATTAGTGCTAATGTCACTTTTGATTGGCGTCTGA
- a CDS encoding glycogen/starch/alpha-glucan phosphorylase, with translation MGNDPDAIISITPDLALDMGYTYAGGLGVLEGDKFYGAAALGLNYYVITLLYRNGYVDYDFDENDNPVPKPQPQPKSFLESLRLADTFTVKLRGENVEVNAWEYRLGSAHAVFLEPRGPEWALKLTDRIYIEGSVEEKFLKYIFLARGAVEFIRRNIGLENVRYIDLQEAYAAMVPIILRIPGRYRLIIHTPGPWGHPSFPNRLFEEETGYRFIEDPVVLTSIGAAMAWEVIMVSSKHYDIMRKVIPQFISKARFITNGVDLNRWMDPEIRLLYERGSLTRESLALIKSRLKNELQGLVRSYKPIDLSGDSLIAAWVRRMTLYKRPHFVARLIEDGEFNDVIFVLGGKSHPMDKDGLIYMKKFRELHRMYKNVVYIHDYDVNKAKIILKGIDVLLFTPFPGWEASGTSFMKAAINGVPSIASRDGAAVELITDGVNGWLFGSDIRELIDFANDPRGKEIDEREYTEFKAKFAQVYDLYNSDKERFYLISLSAIFSFAPRVDIKRVLREYYPDLVRG, from the coding sequence ATGGGTAATGATCCAGATGCCATAATAAGCATAACACCGGATTTAGCGCTTGACATGGGTTATACCTATGCTGGTGGGCTTGGCGTACTCGAAGGCGATAAATTCTACGGTGCAGCAGCGCTTGGGCTTAATTACTACGTAATAACCCTACTGTATAGGAATGGCTATGTTGACTATGACTTTGATGAGAATGATAATCCGGTACCAAAGCCTCAACCGCAACCTAAGTCCTTCCTCGAATCCTTAAGGCTAGCTGACACGTTCACAGTTAAACTAAGGGGTGAGAATGTGGAGGTTAATGCATGGGAATATCGCTTAGGCTCTGCGCATGCCGTATTCCTAGAGCCTAGAGGACCTGAGTGGGCCTTGAAGTTGACTGATAGGATATACATAGAGGGTAGTGTTGAGGAGAAGTTCCTGAAGTACATATTCCTTGCCAGGGGAGCCGTGGAGTTCATAAGGAGGAACATAGGGCTTGAGAATGTTAGGTACATAGACCTTCAGGAGGCTTACGCGGCCATGGTGCCGATAATACTCAGGATACCCGGCAGGTATAGGCTCATTATTCATACACCAGGTCCCTGGGGGCATCCATCATTCCCAAATAGGCTCTTTGAGGAGGAGACTGGTTACAGGTTTATCGAGGACCCCGTGGTCCTAACGAGCATTGGGGCTGCCATGGCCTGGGAAGTGATTATGGTTTCGTCAAAGCACTATGACATAATGAGGAAGGTAATACCCCAATTCATAAGTAAGGCTAGGTTCATAACGAACGGTGTTGATCTTAACCGATGGATGGACCCAGAGATAAGGCTACTTTACGAAAGAGGTTCATTAACTAGGGAAAGTCTTGCACTCATTAAGTCTAGGCTGAAAAATGAGCTTCAGGGGCTGGTAAGGTCGTATAAACCCATAGATCTTAGCGGTGATTCGCTCATTGCCGCGTGGGTCAGAAGAATGACTTTGTATAAGAGGCCTCATTTCGTGGCTAGGTTGATTGAAGATGGTGAGTTTAATGATGTGATTTTTGTTTTAGGTGGAAAGTCGCACCCAATGGATAAGGATGGATTAATATACATGAAGAAGTTCAGGGAATTACATAGGATGTATAAGAACGTTGTTTACATACATGACTATGACGTTAATAAGGCCAAGATAATACTTAAGGGCATTGACGTACTGCTATTTACGCCATTCCCAGGCTGGGAGGCGAGTGGCACTAGCTTCATGAAGGCCGCAATAAATGGTGTGCCAAGTATAGCGTCTAGGGATGGTGCAGCCGTTGAGTTAATAACGGATGGCGTGAATGGTTGGTTGTTCGGTAGTGATATTAGGGAGTTGATAGATTTCGCAAATGATCCAAGGGGTAAGGAGATCGATGAGAGGGAGTACACGGAATTTAAGGCGAAGTTTGCCCAGGTGTATGACCTGTATAATTCGGATAAGGAGCGCTTTTACCTCATCAGCCTAAGCGCAATATTTAGTTTCGCGCCTAGGGTCGACATTAAGAGGGTGCTTCGTGAGTACTATCCCGACCTCGTTAGGGGATGA
- a CDS encoding DUF763 domain-containing protein: MSVSGFADLPLHTGHVPPWLYSRMVKLSGLIVELLVDEHGIKDTIKLFSNPLFFQAFNNIIGMDWDSSGSTTITTAALKEALSKKDVGIRVVGGKGVYAINTPVEIEELGRVWDIDVEGLKLMSRLSAKIDNTALQDGYRLYHHAMIIGSDGTWAIIQQGMNEKTRYARRYHIWMENDLLNEPHTGIVGVKGNYALNMVSRLSGDARGAILDLVHQDVNKVIRDWALVRAMMRGDSTILTYLGKEPPRYYNPYISGAFRPYPASINEDAIKRARDANDFKDLLLVRGFGPSTMLALALIAELIYRSPVDWDDPANIDPRRYAFALGGKDGSPYPVNREVYDAVIDIMQAIVDAAKRDRGLTVYLRHLAKVAKQLNLPTDLVRPTPP, from the coding sequence GTGAGTGTTTCAGGGTTTGCGGATTTACCACTACATACGGGCCACGTACCACCGTGGCTCTACAGTAGAATGGTTAAACTTAGTGGGCTTATTGTTGAGTTACTGGTTGATGAGCATGGTATTAAGGACACAATTAAATTATTCTCTAATCCACTCTTCTTTCAGGCGTTTAACAACATAATTGGCATGGATTGGGACTCCTCAGGCAGTACTACGATAACCACCGCGGCGCTTAAGGAGGCATTATCGAAGAAGGATGTGGGTATTCGGGTTGTCGGTGGTAAGGGGGTTTACGCAATTAATACGCCCGTTGAGATTGAGGAGTTGGGTAGGGTTTGGGATATTGATGTTGAGGGGCTTAAGCTTATGTCGAGGCTTTCGGCTAAGATTGATAATACGGCGTTACAGGATGGTTATAGGCTTTATCATCATGCAATGATTATTGGATCAGACGGTACCTGGGCAATAATTCAACAGGGCATGAATGAGAAGACTAGGTATGCTAGGAGGTACCATATTTGGATGGAGAATGACCTATTGAATGAGCCTCATACAGGCATTGTTGGTGTTAAGGGTAATTATGCGCTTAACATGGTTAGTAGGTTAAGTGGTGATGCTAGAGGGGCCATACTTGACCTTGTTCATCAAGACGTTAATAAGGTAATTAGGGATTGGGCGTTGGTTAGGGCTATGATGAGGGGCGACTCCACAATACTCACGTACCTGGGTAAGGAACCGCCCAGGTATTATAATCCGTACATAAGTGGTGCCTTTAGACCGTACCCAGCATCGATAAATGAGGATGCCATTAAAAGGGCGAGGGATGCCAATGACTTTAAGGACTTACTACTCGTTAGGGGCTTTGGGCCCAGCACCATGCTGGCCCTGGCATTGATAGCCGAGTTAATTTATAGGAGCCCGGTTGATTGGGATGATCCAGCGAATATTGATCCAAGGAGGTACGCCTTCGCACTTGGCGGTAAGGATGGATCACCATACCCAGTTAATAGGGAGGTTTATGATGCCGTTATTGACATAATGCAGGCAATAGTGGATGCTGCTAAGAGGGATAGGGGATTAACCGTGTACTTAAGGCATTTAGCCAAGGTGGCTAAGCAATTGAACTTACCCACCGACTTAGTAAGGCCAACGCCACCATAG
- a CDS encoding acyl-CoA dehydrogenase family protein yields MDFDLSKEEALFRDSVREFGERYIKPHWIDLDEGGYSLLDLIPRLAEHGLVGLTLSSKYGGSEGSFLMAAIAAEELAYADPSLAVPVYFLLETAWPFIVQRYAKDSVKEEVLPRLTKGEAWIGIASTEPQGGSDVAGERTEAKLVNGKWVLTGEKNMVTGVSIALRLPYGGGFVTITRTGPLEAKHRAITTMLFMVKRNGVVNTGFETRDYEEWGRRGIPTGYLRLNGAPVDPEFVLGEVNNGFKIAMEGFDVARTLIGAAALGTARWMLEQGREWIKNRVVFGKPISSYQSISFRYAELSTRLEAARLMVYRAAWLADKFYRGDSSVSILDVANAGAMAKMLAVELAIDVGLEVMKWFGGVSYFKETPIARAFLGALSYYVGAEGTQNIMRLIIARNLIGREVE; encoded by the coding sequence ATGGATTTCGACCTTAGTAAGGAGGAGGCGCTGTTCAGGGATTCAGTTAGGGAGTTTGGTGAGCGTTACATAAAACCGCACTGGATCGATCTCGATGAGGGTGGGTATTCACTCCTTGACTTAATACCTAGACTTGCTGAGCATGGCTTAGTCGGCTTAACACTCAGTTCCAAGTATGGTGGTTCAGAGGGCTCCTTCCTAATGGCAGCAATAGCCGCTGAGGAGTTGGCTTACGCAGATCCAAGTCTCGCGGTCCCAGTATACTTCCTATTAGAGACTGCCTGGCCCTTCATAGTTCAGCGGTACGCTAAGGATAGCGTTAAGGAGGAGGTCCTGCCGAGATTAACCAAGGGTGAGGCTTGGATTGGTATAGCATCTACGGAGCCCCAAGGCGGTAGTGACGTGGCTGGTGAGAGGACTGAGGCAAAGCTCGTTAATGGTAAGTGGGTCCTCACGGGCGAGAAGAACATGGTAACAGGCGTATCGATAGCCCTTAGGCTACCCTATGGTGGTGGTTTTGTAACGATAACTAGGACGGGCCCACTCGAGGCTAAGCATAGGGCTATAACGACCATGCTATTCATGGTTAAGAGGAATGGCGTGGTTAACACGGGCTTCGAAACAAGGGATTACGAGGAATGGGGTAGGAGGGGAATACCAACTGGCTACCTGAGGCTTAATGGCGCTCCTGTGGATCCTGAGTTCGTGCTTGGTGAAGTGAATAACGGGTTTAAGATAGCCATGGAGGGCTTTGACGTAGCCAGGACATTGATCGGCGCTGCGGCCCTTGGGACTGCCCGTTGGATGCTTGAGCAGGGCAGGGAATGGATTAAGAACAGGGTTGTCTTTGGTAAGCCAATCTCCTCATACCAATCAATAAGCTTTAGATATGCCGAATTAAGTACTAGGCTTGAGGCTGCCAGGCTCATGGTCTATAGAGCCGCCTGGCTCGCAGATAAGTTCTATAGGGGTGATTCCTCGGTCTCAATACTCGACGTGGCAAATGCTGGTGCCATGGCTAAAATGCTTGCCGTTGAATTGGCAATAGACGTGGGCCTAGAGGTCATGAAGTGGTTTGGCGGCGTTAGTTACTTCAAGGAGACCCCGATAGCTAGGGCGTTCCTAGGAGCCTTGAGCTATTACGTAGGTGCAGAGGGAACGCAAAACATAATGAGACTAATAATAGCCAGAAACCTAATAGGAAGGGAGGTAGAGTGA
- a CDS encoding M28 family peptidase, which yields MPELTTALGIAKKCSSYVDLMGGSVAEYDFIEWLLNQVDNPLFFYELQPVSVLVWRDRFSRIVYGNNEFKALSMPLTLGGSDRGKLTMDINDSEGKVLLADFPEDMDDAKYIYIKAMEKGALAVIFRDKYPGVVRRIVVTATPDYSWDRAPPPVMPALTVSKEVGDELSKHIGEEVEFVSDVETKLSTGYNLIINLEGDKEESVILAVHHDHWLTGYADNCLGVGLGASILLNTIKERSSMKRGLSFISFTAEEAGNPGFASLYWAYGSTRYVEYLERRNLLNSVYAVLNLDVVGRQYVIHTSEDLSMQLSQLVSTQWELPKPYFDSLNFEMNGIPSMTLSSLDYYWDVYHTDKDVEDKANQQDVDSALKVANQLLNYLLTSDLTPSPYISVLNRDIISVGLGIELKEDWETYRLVKYLLSKYLVEYRRDGSVKTIYTNSILSYVRRFININDISQVPLRVEEMGTGRVIMDTSTIRSVRQLSQYISQVIESLAEDMSINLAV from the coding sequence GTGCCTGAATTAACAACGGCACTTGGCATTGCTAAGAAGTGCTCATCATACGTAGACTTAATGGGCGGATCCGTCGCTGAGTATGATTTCATAGAGTGGTTATTGAATCAGGTAGATAATCCGTTATTCTTCTATGAGTTACAGCCTGTCAGTGTCCTTGTCTGGAGGGATAGGTTTTCGAGGATCGTGTACGGTAATAACGAGTTTAAGGCGTTGAGTATGCCACTGACACTGGGCGGATCTGACAGAGGTAAGCTTACCATGGATATAAATGACTCAGAGGGTAAGGTGCTACTCGCGGATTTTCCTGAGGATATGGATGACGCGAAGTACATATACATAAAGGCGATGGAGAAGGGCGCCCTAGCGGTCATTTTTAGGGATAAGTACCCTGGCGTTGTTAGGAGAATTGTAGTCACAGCAACGCCCGACTACTCCTGGGATAGAGCGCCGCCGCCTGTTATGCCGGCATTGACCGTGTCTAAGGAGGTTGGTGATGAGCTAAGTAAGCATATTGGCGAGGAGGTGGAGTTTGTGAGTGATGTGGAGACGAAGTTAAGCACCGGCTATAACCTAATCATTAATCTAGAGGGTGATAAGGAGGAATCAGTAATCCTAGCCGTTCATCATGATCATTGGTTGACTGGATATGCAGATAACTGCTTAGGTGTTGGCTTGGGGGCATCAATTCTACTTAATACGATTAAGGAGAGGTCATCCATGAAGAGGGGCTTATCCTTCATTTCATTTACTGCCGAGGAGGCTGGTAATCCGGGGTTTGCGAGTCTTTATTGGGCTTATGGATCCACAAGGTACGTGGAGTATCTTGAAAGAAGAAACCTGCTTAATAGTGTGTATGCGGTGCTTAACCTGGACGTTGTTGGTAGGCAATACGTAATACATACGAGTGAGGATTTGTCAATGCAATTAAGCCAATTAGTCAGCACGCAGTGGGAGTTGCCCAAGCCCTACTTCGATTCCCTTAATTTTGAAATGAATGGCATACCATCAATGACTCTATCAAGCCTCGATTATTACTGGGATGTGTATCACACGGATAAGGACGTTGAGGATAAGGCTAATCAGCAGGATGTTGACTCTGCCCTTAAGGTTGCGAACCAATTACTTAACTACTTATTAACCAGTGACTTAACCCCATCACCATATATATCAGTGCTAAATAGGGACATAATAAGCGTGGGTCTCGGCATAGAGCTCAAGGAGGACTGGGAGACTTATAGGCTGGTTAAGTACCTGCTGTCTAAGTACTTGGTTGAGTATAGGCGTGATGGGTCTGTGAAGACCATATACACGAACTCGATATTATCCTACGTGAGAAGGTTCATAAACATTAATGACATAAGCCAGGTACCACTTAGGGTTGAGGAGATGGGTACTGGTAGGGTAATCATGGACACGAGTACCATAAGAAGTGTTAGGCAATTAAGTCAGTACATATCACAGGTAATAGAGTCGCTGGCTGAGGACATGAGCATAAACCTAGCCGTTTAA
- a CDS encoding phosphopantetheine adenylyltransferase, translating into MLRAKSMRKVAVGGTFDTLHTGHTALLFTALNYGRKVLVGVTSDEFAQAYKAYKVKPLKIRLLNLRSLIKELGGNDRDVIIDVINDPYGPTIVDPTIDAIVVSLETLPRAIEINNLRRERGLRPLYIIAVPIIKDGFGNKISSTLIRDRTGTRELNG; encoded by the coding sequence ATGCTTCGGGCTAAGTCCATGAGAAAGGTTGCCGTTGGTGGAACATTCGATACGCTCCATACGGGGCATACAGCATTGCTATTTACTGCGCTTAACTATGGGCGTAAGGTGCTCGTTGGCGTAACTAGTGATGAGTTTGCTCAGGCCTATAAGGCGTATAAGGTGAAGCCATTAAAGATTAGGCTTCTTAATCTAAGGAGCCTAATTAAGGAGTTGGGTGGTAATGATCGTGACGTGATAATCGACGTCATTAACGACCCTTACGGCCCAACGATTGTTGATCCGACAATCGACGCCATAGTGGTTAGCCTAGAGACATTGCCGAGGGCGATTGAGATCAATAATCTTAGGAGGGAGAGGGGGTTACGTCCGTTGTATATTATTGCCGTGCCGATAATTAAGGATGGATTCGGCAATAAGATATCTAGTACGTTAATAAGAGATAGAACAGGCACCAGGGAATTAAACGGCTAG
- a CDS encoding phosphate signaling complex PhoU family protein, whose amino-acid sequence MSSIYRRVIRIGEKSIGITLPKRWLDVLSVGVGDVVEISLVGKVIVVKPVTQAGGETNEVSISLGGSIDETTRVIIASYIEGYDNVEVIGQKDIIRRAFSSVEKKLPGSLMLEGDGSVLIKVATSETNVDLNEVINSMANILNSMFSKFIDYLESNKEDLLKEVLELDDQMDKLYFLALRTIKKLSFRDPKRAIDDTIVVKNLEHAADALDRLSNAFMRVQATQCRREIGEKLKDVWTYIMRAVYSYLDNNINNALKVLLDRERMLNNMLELANMGCTGLSGLLTASIHEGQLIVALAADIAEAAFSRHVRSIAKPTKIITGEELNSEE is encoded by the coding sequence GTGTCATCAATATACAGGAGGGTTATTAGGATTGGTGAGAAGAGCATTGGGATTACACTGCCTAAGCGGTGGCTTGATGTATTGAGTGTTGGTGTTGGTGACGTTGTTGAGATAAGCCTTGTGGGTAAGGTAATCGTTGTAAAACCAGTCACGCAGGCTGGTGGTGAGACTAATGAAGTCAGCATATCGCTTGGCGGCTCAATTGATGAGACCACTAGGGTAATTATTGCCAGTTACATAGAGGGTTATGATAACGTGGAGGTCATTGGACAGAAGGACATCATTAGGAGGGCGTTCTCAAGTGTTGAGAAGAAGTTACCTGGGTCACTCATGCTTGAGGGTGATGGTAGCGTACTGATTAAGGTCGCCACTAGCGAAACCAACGTTGATCTTAATGAGGTGATTAACAGTATGGCTAATATCCTGAACTCCATGTTTAGTAAATTCATTGATTACCTAGAATCAAATAAGGAGGATTTGTTAAAGGAGGTTCTTGAACTTGATGATCAAATGGATAAGCTGTACTTCCTTGCGTTAAGGACGATAAAGAAGTTATCCTTTAGGGACCCGAAGAGGGCTATTGACGACACAATTGTCGTGAAAAACCTGGAGCACGCAGCGGATGCCCTGGATAGGCTGTCTAACGCATTCATGAGGGTGCAGGCAACTCAGTGTAGGCGTGAGATAGGTGAGAAGCTTAAGGACGTGTGGACGTACATAATGAGGGCCGTATACTCATACCTAGATAACAACATCAATAATGCGTTGAAGGTGTTGCTCGATAGGGAGCGCATGCTCAATAACATGCTTGAGCTAGCTAACATGGGGTGTACGGGGCTAAGTGGGTTATTAACGGCCTCAATACATGAAGGGCAGTTAATAGTTGCATTGGCGGCAGACATAGCGGAAGCAGCCTTTAGTAGGCATGTTAGGAGTATCGCGAAGCCTACGAAGATCATAACGGGTGAGGAGTTAAATAGTGAGGAGTAG
- a CDS encoding METTL5 family protein, producing MRMVRGADIRRLRDLELLIQGIPGYKSPKLNLEQYITDANIVAVAIWDAYMRNYLTNARVLDLGCGTGRFAIAAALMGARQVICVDIDPEALTIAKESASEYGLNNVDFVTNDVRNMAITGKFNVIFQNPPFGIQSERGLDVKFLTTAINHSNIIYTIHKLSTLDYINNKVNSLGCAMNVLDKVTITIPLMYKHHRKRKYKTEAFLARIECPGR from the coding sequence ATGAGGATGGTCAGAGGTGCTGATATACGTAGACTTCGAGACCTCGAACTACTTATTCAGGGCATACCAGGCTATAAATCTCCTAAGCTAAACCTTGAGCAGTACATAACTGATGCGAATATAGTTGCAGTGGCCATCTGGGACGCATACATGAGAAATTACCTAACAAACGCGAGGGTGCTCGACCTCGGTTGTGGCACTGGTAGGTTCGCAATAGCCGCGGCACTCATGGGCGCTAGGCAGGTAATATGCGTAGACATAGACCCTGAAGCCCTAACCATAGCTAAGGAGTCAGCCAGCGAATACGGCCTAAACAACGTTGATTTCGTCACAAATGACGTCAGGAACATGGCTATTACGGGCAAATTCAACGTGATATTCCAAAACCCACCCTTCGGAATACAGTCAGAGAGAGGCCTTGATGTGAAGTTCCTAACCACAGCAATAAACCACAGCAACATAATATACACAATACATAAACTAAGCACCCTAGACTACATAAACAACAAAGTCAACTCACTGGGATGCGCAATGAACGTGCTAGATAAAGTAACAATAACAATACCACTCATGTACAAACACCACAGAAAAAGAAAATACAAAACCGAGGCATTCCTCGCACGAATAGAATGCCCAGGAAGGTAA
- a CDS encoding pyridoxal phosphate-dependent aminotransferase — MEIGHFTWLRAHKARYDVSSSGVTPIPLDDVVRLGGAGNFIEDLMSVYGVDKRNLAITHGTQEGNFAALTALRELGLIEKVTTVIPEYEPIRVLPRFLRLRQNELRINGSLTELLNHIEKGSALFFSNPNNPLGVFLSSKFLWELSDELRRKGAYAIIDSIFLEFVENNLRDLPMENVVFTFSTSKFYTMRELKVGWVVGDDKVIREINGIIDLVSPLVIDLNLRYASILIRNRGWVRERNLSIIIPNVDAMRSMIHEIKDYVDISYVEYMPIFYMRVMCEDITGSSLANELLSRDVLTVPGQYFGRDDGVRIGLGSINKDDFEKAMKIIINVIREKCRR; from the coding sequence GTGGAAATAGGTCACTTCACGTGGTTACGAGCCCATAAGGCGAGGTATGACGTGTCGAGTAGTGGCGTTACGCCTATACCACTGGATGATGTAGTAAGGCTTGGTGGGGCTGGTAATTTCATTGAGGATTTAATGAGTGTTTATGGCGTTGATAAGAGAAATTTAGCGATTACTCATGGTACGCAGGAAGGCAACTTCGCTGCATTGACGGCATTGAGAGAATTAGGATTGATTGAGAAGGTAACCACCGTGATACCCGAGTATGAACCAATAAGGGTATTACCAAGGTTCCTACGTTTAAGGCAAAATGAGTTGAGAATTAATGGATCACTAACTGAATTGCTTAATCATATTGAGAAGGGCTCGGCCCTCTTTTTCTCAAATCCTAATAATCCGCTTGGCGTATTCCTTAGTAGTAAGTTTCTTTGGGAGTTGAGTGATGAATTGAGAAGGAAGGGTGCTTATGCCATTATTGACTCGATATTCCTGGAGTTCGTGGAGAATAATCTCAGGGACCTACCCATGGAGAATGTGGTCTTTACCTTTAGCACATCTAAGTTTTACACAATGAGAGAGCTCAAGGTTGGTTGGGTGGTTGGTGATGATAAGGTGATAAGGGAAATTAACGGGATAATCGACCTGGTGAGCCCGCTTGTTATTGACCTTAACCTTAGGTATGCCTCAATACTCATTAGGAATAGGGGCTGGGTTAGGGAGAGGAATTTGAGTATAATAATTCCGAATGTGGATGCGATGAGGAGTATGATACATGAAATAAAGGATTACGTCGATATTAGTTACGTGGAGTACATGCCCATATTCTACATGAGGGTTATGTGCGAAGATATTACAGGGAGCTCACTCGCCAATGAATTACTGAGTAGGGATGTCCTAACAGTACCCGGGCAGTACTTTGGTAGGGATGATGGCGTTAGGATTGGTTTAGGATCAATTAATAAGGATGACTTTGAGAAGGCCATGAAGATAATAATTAACGTAATTCGTGAGAAATGCCGAAGATGA